The Castor canadensis chromosome 8, mCasCan1.hap1v2, whole genome shotgun sequence genome contains a region encoding:
- the LOC109674558 gene encoding olfactory receptor 2B6-like: MKTVLINESHPEEFILLGFANHPWLEPPVFIILLITYPVALMGNITIILVSKLGPCLHSPMYFFLTNLSFLDMCYTTSIVPQMLFNLGSSKKTISFMGCVLQLYLFSAMGAAECLLLAIMSFDRYVAICRPLHYNLIMNQRICILLVSIVWLCGMTYAVSEATVTLQLPLCGINKLDHLLCEIPVMIKTACGEKVTNELALSVVCIFITGFPLCLILASYASIGHAVLKIKSIEGRKKAFGTCSSHLIVVSLFYGPAISMYLQPPSSITRDQPKFMALFYGVVTPTLNPFIYTLRNRDVKGALGNLVRSIFSSK; encoded by the coding sequence atgaagacagtgCTTATTAACGAGAGCCACCCTGAAGAGTTCATCCTACTAGGCTTTGCTAACCATCCTTGGCTAGAGCCTCCTGTATTCATCATTCTTCTGATCACATACCCCGTGGCCTTGATGGGAAACATCACCATCATCCTGGTGTCCAAGTTAGGCCCCTGTCTCCACAgccccatgtacttctttctcaCCAACCTCTCTTTTTTGGACATGTGTTACACCACAAGTATTGTCCCTCAAATGCTGTTTAACCTGGGAAGCTCTAAGAAGACCATCAGTTTCATGGGGTGTGTACTTCAGCTTTATTTATTCAGTGCAATGGGGGCTGCAGAGTGTCTTCTTTTGGCCATTATGTCTtttgaccgctatgtggccatctgcagaCCTCTGCACTACAATCTCATTATGAATCAGCGCATCTGCATCCTATTAGTGTCCATTGTGTGGCTGTGTGGAATGACCTATGCTGTCTCAGAGGCCACTGTTACATTACAGTTGCCATTGTGTGGCATCAATAAACTTGATCACTTGTTGTGTGAGATTCCAGTCATGATAAAAACAGCCTGTGGTGAAAAGGTGACTAATGAGCTCGCACTATCTGTGGTATGCATTTTTATAACAGGTTTTCCCCTGTGCTTAATTCTTGCTTCCTATGCTAGTATTGGACATGCTGTACTTAAAATCAAATCtattgaaggaaggaaaaaggcctTTGGAACTTGTTCCTCTCATCTCATTGTAGTTTCCTTATTTTATGGCCCAGCTATCAGCATGTACCTCCAGCCCCCCTCCTCCATCACAAGGGACCAGCCCAAGTTCATGGCCCTCTTCTATGGAGTGGTGACTCCTACACTCAACCCCTTCATCTACACCCTGAGGAATAGGGATGTGAAGGGGGCATTAGGCAACCTAGTAAGGAGCATTTTCAGTTCCAAATGA
- the LOC109674561 gene encoding olfactory receptor 2B11-like produces the protein MPIGNKSHPEEFILLGFANHPWLEPPLFIILLITYPMAMMGNIAIILVSKLDFRLHSPMYFFLTNLSFLDMCYTTSIVPQMLFNLGSSKKTISYIGCIVQLYVFHIMGGTECLLLAIMSFDRYVAICRPLHYTIIMNPHFCILLVSILWLAGVIFPFSEATLTIQLPMCGIKELDHLLCEIPVLIKTACGEKDANELALSVVCIFILAIPISIIVASYASIGHAVFKIKSSEGRKKAFGTCSSHLIVVSLFYGPAIAMYIQPPSSITRDQPKFMALFYAVVTPTLNPFIYTLRNKDVKGALGKLVKSIFNFK, from the coding sequence ATGCCAATTGGTAATAAAAGCCACCCTGAAGAGTTCATCCTACTAGGCTTTGCTAACCATCCTTGGCTGGAGCCCCCTCTATTCATCATTCTTCTGATCACATACCCCATGGCCATGATGGGAAACATCGCCATCATCCTGGTGTCCAAGTTAGACTTCCGTCTCCACAgccccatgtatttcttcctcaccAACCTCTCCTTTTTGGACATGTGTTACACCACAAGCATTGTCCCTCAGATGCTGTTTAACCTGGGAAGCTCTAAAAAGACCATCAGCTATATTGGGTGTATAGTTCAGCTGTATGTCTTCCACATAATGGGGGGCACAGAATGTCTGCTCCTGGCTATCATGTCCTTTGATCGCTATGTGGCTATTTGTCGACCTCTGCACTACACTATCATCATGAATCCACATTTCTGCATCCTATTAGTGTCCATTTTGTGGCTGGCAGGAGTGATCTTCCCTTTCTCAGAGGCCACTCTTACAATACAGTTGCCAATGTGTGGTATAAAAGAGCTGGATCACTTACTATGTGAGATTCCAGTCCTGATAAAGACTGCCTGCGGTGAAAAGGATGCTAATGAGCTCGCACTGTCTGTggtttgcatttttatattagCCATTCCTATAAGCATAATCGTTGCTTCTTATGCAAGTATTGGACATGCAGTATTTAAGATTAAATCttctgaaggaaggaaaaaggcttTTGGGACATGTTCCTCTCATCTTATTGTAGTTTCCTTATTTTACGGTCCAGCCATTGCCATGTACATTCAGCCCCCATCCTCCATCACAAGGGACCAGCCCAAGTTCATGGCTCTCTTCTATGCAGTGGTGACTCCTACACTCAACCCCTTCATCTACACCCTGAGGAATAAGGATGTAAAGGGAGCATTGGGCAAGCTGGTGAAGAGCATTTTCAATTTCAAGTGA
- the LOC109674562 gene encoding olfactory receptor 2B6-like: MNKLKRTAVRNESHPEEFILLGFADQPWLELPLFIILLITYPMAMMGNITIILVSKLDPRLHSPMYFFLTNLSFLDMCYTTSIVPQMLFNLGSSKKTISYMGCALQLYLFSTMGATECLLLAVMSFDRYVAICRPLQYTMIMNRLICILLATFVWLGGISYAIFEVTLTLQFPMCGVNKLDHLLCEIPVLIKTACGEKKTNELALSVICIFLIAVPFCLILASYASIGHAILKIKSSKGRRKAFGTCSSHLIVVLLFYGPAISMYLQSPSSISRDQPKFMALFYGVVTPILNPFIYTLRNKDIKAALGKLVRVMFRPKP, translated from the coding sequence ATGAACAAGTTGAAGAGAACGGCAGTAAGAAATGAAAGCCACCCTGAAGAGTTTATTCTACTAGGCTTTGCTGACCAACCTTGGCTAGAGCTCCCTCTATTCATTATTCTTCTGATCACATACCCCATGGCCATGATGGGAAACATCACTATCATTTTGGTGTCCAAGTTAGACCCCCGTCTCCACAgccccatgtatttcttcctcaccAACCTCTCCTTTTTGGACATGTGTTACACCACAAGCATTGTCCCTCAGATGCTGTTTAACCTgggaagctctaagaaaaccatcaGTTACATGGGGTGTGCActtcagctttatttatttagcacaATGGGAGCCACAGAATGTCTGCTCTTGGCTGTTATGTCTTTTGACCGTTACGTGGCCATCTGCAGACCTCTGCAATACACTATGATTATGAATCGACTTATCTGCATCCTATTAGCAACTTTTGTGTGGCTGGGTGGAATATCCTATGCGATTTTTGAGGTCACCCTCACATTACAGTTTCCAATGTGTGGCGTCAATAAACTGGATCACTTGTTGTGTGAGATTCCAGTTCTGATAAAGACGGCCTGCGGTGAAAAAAAGACTAACGAGTTGGCACTCTCTGTGATATGCATATTTTTAATAGCTGTTCCTTTCTGCTTAATTCTTGCTTCCTATGCAAGTATTGGACATGCTATACTGAAGATCAAATCTtccaaaggaaggagaaaagcctTTGGGACATGTTCCTCTCATCTCAttgttgttcttttattttatggcCCAGCTATTAGCATGTACCTTCAGTCTCCCTCCTCCATCTCTAGGGACCAGCCCAAGTTCATGGCTCTCTTCTATGGAGTGGTGACTCCTATACTCAACCCCTTCATCTACACCCTGAGGAATAAGGATATAAAGGCAGCGTTAGGCAAACTGGTGAGAGTTATGTTCAGACCCAAGCCATAG